The nucleotide window CCCACTGCTCGACACGGGGCCGACCGCCTCTCGTCAACGCTGCTGATAGACGTGGCACACGGCCATCGCTAAACAACTAGGCACCTAGTCGCATTGTTGAATATGAGGATAGCTGCGGGCTCACCTTCCTGCAAAGTGACGCCGCTCAGGCACAACGAGGACACGGTCGGCTTCACCACTGCCCGCCGTTTCGCGCCGAACCGCCCGTACCGGGTCACCTTCAACGGTGGCGTCCACGCCCGGGCGACAACGCCTACTGCCAGGCCGCCATGCCCCCGGCTCACCTCCGGCTCTTGAGAGCCGGGGACGGAGTTCACCCGGCCGATCCGGCCGGGAGGGCCCGCCGGCGGCGGCCGGGCGCTCGGAGCGGGCCCTGTCGAGGGATCAGGCGAGGGAGATGACGACGGACTTGGTCCTCGTGTACGCCTGCAGCGCCTCCGGCCCGGATTCGCGTCCGTAGCCGGACTGCTTGACGCCGCCGAAGGGCACGGCGGGATCGAGCATGGCCCAGTCGTTGACCCAGACGATGCCGGCGTCCAGTCGCGCGGCGACCCGATGGGCGCGCGCCAGGTCGGAAGTCTGCAGACCGGCGGCGAGTCCGTACGGCGTGCTGTTCGCCAGCGTGATCGCCTCTTCCTCGGTGTCGAAGGGCTGAACCGTCAGCACCGGGCCGAAGATCTCCTCCTGGACGGTGCGGGCGTCGTTGTCCAGGCCGGCGATGACGGTGGGCTTGTAGTAGTAACCGCCGTTGAGTTCCATGCGCTCACCGCCGACGACGACGCGGCCGCCGTCCTCGACGGCCGCTTTCACGAAGCGCTCGACGTTCTCCACGTGCCGCTCGCCGGCCATCGGCCCGACGACGGTGGCCGGGTCGAAGGGGTCGCCGACGGGGACCGCCGGAACCGCGTCGGCGAGGATGCCCAGCGTGGTGTCGTACAGGGACCGGTGGACCAGCAGCCGGGGTCCGCCCATGCAGAACTGTCCGGTGTTGAAGACGAAGGCCTTGATGATCGCGCCGATCGCCTTCCCGACGTCGGCGTCCTCGAAGACGATGTGCGGCGCGTTGCCACCCAACTCCATGGTGACCGGCTTGAGTTGTTCGCCGGCCGTGCTCGCCGCCAGGCGGCCGACCCTCGTCGACCCGGTAAAGGCGATCTTGTCGACGCCCGGATGACGCAGCAGTGCCTCACCCAGGACGGGGCCGCTGCCGGTGACGACGTTCACCACACCCGCGGGAACGCCGGCGTCGGCGAGGATCTCCGCCATCAGCAGCGCGCTGAGGGGGGTCTCGTCGGCCGGTTTGTGGACGATGGTGTTGCCGGCCGCCAGGGCGGGGGCGAACTTCGACGTGCTCAGGATCAACGGGAAGTTGAACGGGGTGATCGCTCCCACCACGCCGATGGGCTCCCTGCGGGTGTAGGCGTGGGAGGGGAGGGGGATCTCTCGCGTGGCCCCGTCGATCGACTGCGCCAGCGCCGAGTAGTACTCGTACGTCTCGGCCACGGTCTCCACGTCGACCGCTCGGCTGAGCGAGACGGGCTTGCCGACGTCGAGGCTCTCCACGGCGGCGATCTCGTCCGCCCGTTCGCGCACCAGATCGGCCACCCGGTGCAGCACCCGGGCGCGCTCGCGGGCGGGTGTCCGGGGCCAGGGCCCCGCGTCGAAGGCCTCGCGGGCGGCGGCCACCGCGGCGGCGACATCCGCCCCGTCGGCCTCCGCGACCGTGGTGACGACTCTGCCGGTGGACGGGTCGACGACGTCGCGCCGCTCCTTGGACTCCGCGTCCCGCCACTCTCCGCCGATGAACAGCCTGCCCGGTTCGATGTGCGGTCGCTGCACGCTCATGCCCGCTCGCCTTCCCGGTGCGGCGCGAAGCCGTCACCGTACTCACGCCGGTCGCGCCACTGCGACCGGCAGGTTTTCGGATGATGGCCCAGCGGTGACGGCCTGGACAGAGAGCCGGGAGGCGAGCGCTGGAAGTAAGGACGAATGACGTATCTCGTGCGCGACGTTCGGCCTTGCGAGGTCGGTCTGGTGTCGAGTGGCGCGCCTTCGCGGTCGTGCTCCCACCCGCCCGGCGGCTTTCCGTCCGATGGACTGAGGAGAGTCAGGACATTCGTCGCTGTGCACAGGTACTTGAACTCTCAAGAATTGATCCAGGAGCCCAGCCGGACCGGCACGGCCCGTCTTGTTTTCCGTGGAAGGACGATCGATGACAGGTTCTCTCGCACGCAGGCAGCTTCTCGGCGCGGGCATCGCCCTGGGAGCGACGGCCCTGATCGGTGGTACGGCACAGGCCGCCCCGGGCACCGCCGGATCCTGGCCCAAGGAGTTCTCGCTGCCCAACGGCTGGGGGCCGGAGGGAGTCGCGATCGGCTCCGGGCCGTACGCCTACTTCGGATCGATCGCCACCGGCGGCGTGTACCGGGTGAACCTCGCGAGCGGCAAGGGCAAGGTCGTCCACCGCGGCCTGGGGCGCATGACGGTCGGCCTGAAGGTCGACTCCTGGGGCCGGCTGTTCCTGGCCGGCGGCAGCAGTGGTGAACTGCGGGTCGTCGACGCCCACAGTGGTGCGCTGCTCGCCAACCACGTGGTCGCCGGAGAGAACAGTTTCGTCAACGACGTTCTGCTCACCCGCGACGCCGCTTGGTTCACCGAGTCGTTCAGCGCACAGCTGTTCAAGCTGCCCCTGGGCAGGCAGGGCCGCATCGGCGCCCCGGAGAGCCTCACGCTGAGCGGTGACTGGGTGCAGTCCGGTTTCACGTCCAACGGCATCTCGCTCACGCCCGACGGTAGCGCCCTGCTCGTCACCAACGCGGCCGCGGACGGCGGATCACTGATGCGCGTCAACCCCCGCACCGGCGTGGCCCGCAAGGTGGACCTGGGTGACACGACGCTGCCCAGCGGCGACGGGCTGGTGCTCATCGGCCGCACTCTCTACGTGGTCCAGCCCAACCCCAACCAGGTGGACGTGATCCGGCTCAACCGGTCGGGCACAAGGGGCACCGCGATCGGGGTGATCAGGGACGACCGCTTCGACCTGCCCACCACGGCCGCCGCGTACAAGGGTCGGCTCTACCTGCCCAACTCCCGCTTCACCACCCCGGGCCGGGACGAGAACACCCCTTACAACGCGGTGTCCGTGCCGTTGGTGTGACGTACGGCCGGAATACGGCTGGACCCCGTCCGCTCGAAGCGGGCGGGGTCCGTTGCTCTGACGTACGGCCGGAGTGCGGCTGTACCCCGCCCACTCAAGGCCGGCGGGGTACAGCCGCACTCGCCGTTTCTATCCGTGCGACGTGATGGTGTGCGCTTCGGTGAAGGAGAGCAGGCCCTCCGAGCCCATCTCCCGTCCGATGCCACTCTGGCGGAAGCCGCCGAAGGGAGCCCGGTCGTCGCACGCGACGGCGTTGGCGTGGTTGATCCAGGTGGTGCCGGTACGCAGCCTTTCCGCGATCCTGCCCGCGTGGGCGGGATCGCCGCTCCAGACCGAGGAGCACAGTCCCGACCAGTCGTTGTTGACCCGGTCCACCACGGAATCGACGTCGTCGAAAGGCAGGATCGGCAGGGCGGGGCCGAACTGCTCCTCGGTGACGATCCGCAAGCGGGGGTCGGGGTCGAGGACGAGTGCGGGACGCAGGAAGTGGCCCGCGGAGGTGGCGGCGCCGGGGGCCAGGGTGCCCCGTTCGCGCACCTCGGCTCCGGCGTCGGCGGCCTCGGCCAGCATGGCGGTGACTTTGTCGCGTTGGGCGGCGCTGTTGAGCGGGCCCATGGTCGAGGCGGGATCGGTTCCCGCGCCCACGCGATGGGTGTCGAGGGCGGAGGTCAGCGCGTCGACGAGCTCGTCGTAGCGGGAGCGATGGACGTACACCCGTTTGACCGCCATGCAGACCTGGCCGCTGGTCAGGAAAGCGCCCTGGACGAGCCGTCCGATGTGCTCCTGGTCGAGTACGGCGTCGTCGAGGACGATCGCGGGGTCGTTGCCGCCGAGTTCGAGCGTCACCGAGGCGAGGTTCTGTGCGGCGGCCGCCATGATGTGCTTGCCGGCGCCCGTGCTACCGGTGAAGACGATCTTTCGGACACGAGGGTCGGTGAGCAGTGGGGCGACCGCGTCGTTGCTGCCCGTGACGACGTTCAGCACCCCCGCCGGGAGCCCCGCGGCGAACAGCTCCAGCGTGCGCACCATGGCCAGCGGCACGGTGGGCGGGGGCTTGACCACGGCTGTGTTCCCGGCGAGCAGCGCGTACGGCAGGCTAGCCCCGAGGATGGCGATCGGCCAGTTGAACGGCACGATGACGGTGACCACGCCCGTGGGGAGCCGATGGATGTGCGAGGTCAGCGGCGGGCCGTCGAGGCGTCGTACCTGGTCGAGGGAGTCGGCCAGGTCGATCGCCGCCCGGGTGCGTGCGACGAAAACCCCCATCTCCACCTGGCTCTCGAAGGAGACCTTGCCGTTCTCCCTGGTCATCAGGGCCGCCCGCTCGGCCTCACTGCCGTCGAGGAGGGTGAGCGCCTGGCCGATGATCTCCGCTCGCCGGCGTGCGGGCATCACTGCCCAGCTCGGGAACGCCGCGTCCGCGGCGGCTACCGCCGCCCGGGCCTGCTCAACGGTGGCCGCTGCGGCATGACCGACGATCTGATCAGGGGCCGCAGGGTTGTGGACGGCCATCCAGTCTTCGGTCTCAACGGTCTTGCCGTCGATGAGCAGTCCGGTACGGACAGGTGCCGCCCAGGTCTCCGCCGGTGTGGTGTGGACTCTTTCGGACATGTGACTCTCCAGAGGATCAGATGTGCCCCACCGTTCCGTGCCTCTGCGCCGTTCCCCGTCTCTCGGCGTGCAGGACGTCGATGACCAGGAAGCGCGAGAAGGAGGGGGCGATGACGCCTGTCGGACAATCATCCGTCTGGCGGACAGCTTTGGGTCAGCGTCACTTCGGACACTTCCGGTGTCAACCCCTTCGCTGGGAAGTCCCGCCTGAACTTATGTCCGCAGCACGGACACCGTTAGGCTGCCTGTGGGAACCCATAGCTCGACCGCAGCCGAGGAGTCGCGTGCCACGCCAGGGAACAGGACCGGATTTCATCGAGGCATTGGCCAGAGGGCTCGAGGTCATTGCCGCGTTTCCGCCCGGGCAGCCGCAGATGTCACTGGCTCAGGTCGCCGGCGCCACCGGGCTCGCCAGGCCGACCGCCCGCAGGATTCTGCTGACCCTGGAGGAACTGGGCTATGTCCGCTCGTGTGAGGCGGGGTTCGCGCTGACCCCCAGGGTGCTCGAACTCGGGGTCGCCTACGTACGCTCCATGGGTCTGTGGGACATCGCGCGGCCCCATATGGAGCGCCTGGTGGAGCGAACCGGCGAGTCGTGCTCCGTGGCTCAGCTGGACGGATCGGACATCATCTATGTGGCACGGGTGGCTGTCCCCAAGCTCGTGACCCTGTCGGTGCAGATCGGAACGCGGTTTCCGGCTCTGCAGACCTCTCTGGGAAAGGTACTGCTGGCAGCCTTGCGGGCCGATGAGCTGAAGCAGGTGCTCGCCGAGCCTTCCCGTTCGGGGCTGACGCCGTGCTGGCAGCCCGACCTCGGCGAACGTGACGCGGCCCTGCGCGAGGTGCGAGCACGGGGATGGGCGCTGACGGACCAGCAGTTGGCGCCCGGTATCCGGTCGGTCGCGGCCCCGCTGCGTGACGGCTCCGGCCAGGTCATCGCGGCGCTCAATGTCAACTGTCACGCGGCCGAGACACCGGTCGAGCGACTTGTCGAGGAGCATCTGCCACGGCTGTTGCAGACGGCGGGGGACATCAGTGCGGATTTCGCCCGTGTCGCCGCGGTGCCGCAGGCCTGAGGAGCCACTGCCCCTACACGGACCTGAGGGCCGTCGAGGGGCCGCGTGTGCGTCACGCCTCCTCGAAGGCCGCCAGATCGAGGGGCGTGGGCCTGAAGTCCTGAAGCCGGTTCGCATGGGTGCCGGAGAAGAGTTCCGCGACTGATCCGGCGGTCCAGCCGTCCTGCCGGAACCGCTCCTCGACCTCACCGGGGTGCGTCCACAGAGCGATCCGGTCGCCCCCCGCCGCGATGGCCTGTCCGGTGATGTGGGCCGACTCCTTCGACGCCAGATACACGATGACCGGTGCCACGTCGTCCGGCGATCCCAGCCCCTGCCGCCGGACGGCGTCGGGAACGGGCTCCCCCGCGTCGACCTTCGCCACGAGGTCACCGACCCGGGGCATGGTCGCCACCATGCGGGTCAGCGCGGTCGGCACGATGGCGTTGACGGTGACATCGATCTTCGCGAGTTCGAGCGCCCAGGTGCGTGTCATCGCGACGATCGCGCCCTTGGAGGCCGAGTACGCGGTCTGGCCGAAGCTGGCGCGCTGCCCCGCCGGCGATCCCACCAGGATGAGCCGACCGCCCTCGCCCTGTTCCCGGAAGTGGGCCGCCGCCGCGCGGCCGCAGGTGAACGTACCGCGCAGATGGCTGTTGACGACGACGTCGAAGTCGTCGTCGGTGGTGTTGCGCAGGGTCCTGTCACGCAGCGCACCGGCGTTGGTGACCATCACATCGAGCCGGCCGAACTCGTCGACCGCGCGCCGCACCAGCCCGTCGGCGAACTCGGAACCGCCGACCGCCCCGACATGCGCGACAGCTGCTCCGCCCGCGTCCGTGATCAGGTCGACCGTCTCCTTGGCCACGTCGGCGTCCAGGTCGTTCACGACGACGGAGGCACCCGCCGCCGCCATGGCACGGGCGTAGGCACGTCCCAGGCCTCGGCCCGCACCTGTGACAATGGCGGCTTTGCCGTCGAGCATGATGTCCTCCTGAGCTGGTCGATACAGCGTCCTTCTGAGCGTAGGAACGCCGGGGCCCGCGAGGATCCCGCTGATGACGGCACCTGTGGCCGACCTCTGTCCCGTCCGGTCCGGGACATCCGTCGCGGTCGGCGGAGAGGTCAGCCCTTCGGGGGCACCAGCCCTTGCCGTACCGCGAGCAGCGCGGCCTGGGTCCGGGAGGTGAGCCGGAGTTTGCGCAGGACGTTGCTCACGTGGGTGCGGGCGGTGCGCTCGCTGATCACCAGCTCGTCGGCGATCTGCTGGTTCGACCGCCCCTCGGCGACCAGGACGAGGACGTCGCGTTCCCGGCCGGTGAGCGAGGCGAGCCCGGTCGGTGGCGAAACGATCTCCTGGGTCAGTCCCCTGGCCACTGCGGGGTCGAGGAAGACCTCGCCCCGGGCGGCCGCGCGGATCGCGGCTACCACCTCACCCGCTTCGGCGTCCTTGAGCAGGTAGCCGGCGGCTCCCTGGGCGAGCGCCGCGTGGACGCGTTCCATTTCGCCGAAGCTGGTGAGCACCACGACCCTTACACCGGGGTGACGCTGCTTGATCGCTCCGATCGCCGTGGCCCCGTCCATCCTGGGCATGAGCAGGTCGATCAGCACCACGTCCGGCAGTTCCCGGTGCGCGGCCATCGCGTCCAGCCTGGTGAGCGCCTCCTGACCGTCCGCGGCCTCCGCAGCCACCTCCATGTCGTCCAGGACCTCGAGGTAGGCGCGGATTCCGCGGCGTACCACGGCGTGGTCGTCGACGATCAGGACCCGGACCGGGCGGAGTGCTCCGCCTCCCTGAGCGGGACTGCCGACGGAGCGTTCCGGCCGCGCTCCGAGTCCGCGGGCGGCGCCTGCGGCACTCGTACCGGAAGGGGTACGACGACCCGGACCGTCGTACCGCTCCTCGCGCCGGATCTGATCCTCATGGTGCCGCCCCATCGCTCCGCCCTTTCGCGCATGGTCGTCAGTCCATAGCCGTGGTGCCGGTGGGGACCGGTCCTTCGGCCCCCTTCGCTGTCCGGCGCGTCCCGTCGTCCGCCGGAGTCCGCGAATCCGCAGCCGTCATCGCGGATCACGGCGGTCAGTGTGTGGTCGCGTATGCCGAGGCGGATGGTGACGGCGGTGGCCTCCGCATGCTTGACCACGTTGTGGATGGCCTCGGCGACGATCCGGTACATGTCCTCGGCCAGTTCGGGTTCGACCGCGTCCACTTCCTGCCCGCACTCCAGCCGGATGCCGAGACCCGTCCGGTTCTCGGTGCTCTTGACGAGCGTGGTCACCGCGTCCTCCAGCCCGAGCCGGAGGGAGGCGGACGGACGGAGTTCGTGCACCATGGCCCGGAGATCGGCGAGAACGGTCCGCGACAGGGACCCGACTTCGTCCGCGAAGTTCCGGACCGCCACCGCGGAAACCGCTTCGCCCCGCGCACCCAGCACTCCCACGGCGTTGGCCTGCATGCCGATGGAGAACACCTGCTGAACGATCGAGTCGTGCAGGTCGCGGGCGAGGCGCTGACGCTCGTTGCGGCGGGCACCCTCACGCTCCGTCTGGAGCAGCGTGGCGTGGTCGACGGCGAGGGCGGCCTGTTCCGCCATGGCGGCGAGGAACTCCAGTGTCCGGCTGCCGATCTCCTGGCCGGGGGCGAAGTAGGCGTTCAGCACCCCTTCGGGACGGCCGCGCGCCATCAGCGGCACACTGACGAAAGAGTCCCAGTTCAGCTCCCCGAGGTACGCGTGCAGCGGTTCCCAGGCGGGGTCCTCGAGGATCTGGGCCCATCGGTGCGGCACGACGATCGGCCTGCGCTCCTTCAGGGTGTCCAGCATGCACAGCCGGGCGCCCCGGTCACGACACTCCAGGAGACGGTCGAGGAACCCGTCCCAGTGCCGCAGCCCCGCGGAACCCATCAGCCTCAGTTCTCGGCCGGTGCTGTCGAGGGTGAGGATCTGCACGCCGGCCAGGCCGTCCGCCTGGACGATCTGCTGGGCCACGGCGTCCAGTGTCGAGCCGAGCGAGCCTTCCGAAGCCAGCGCTATCGACGTCCGGGCGATCGCCGCGATCCTGCGCTGCCGATGCCATTCGTCGGTGACGTCGCGGAACGACACCACCGTGAACTTCGGGTCGGTCGGCAGACTGCGGGTCCGGTAGGCAAACTCGCGACGGGGTCCGGATGCGGGCTCCCAGTGGGCCACCTGCTCGTCCGATCGAGCTTCCAGCAGCCCGGCCCGGCATGCGCCGACCCCCTCCGCCGGCGTGAACGGGGACGCCCCACCGATCAGTTCACCCTCCGAGTCCGCCTCGAGCAGCGCGGCGGCCGCCGGGTTCAGCCGTACGAAGCGGCCCACGCAGTCCAGAACGGCGAGGCCGTCCGGCGCGGCGGCGGCGATGTCGTCCCACCCCACGAGCGGCGACGCGGACATGACCGATCTCCTCATGGTCGACCAACGGTGAACTGCCCGGAAGGCCGCTGTGCCAGGCGGACGCGGCGTGGAACCGGGTGCCTCCGCGGCAGGCGTCGGTCGGCCTGGGGACGATGCCGACTCAGGGCCGGTCACAGCATCGTAGCCCGGCGGATTCCGGGCGGTCCTACGTCATTCGACCTGTTCATCGGCGGGACGAAGCGCCGATCGGGTTCAGTCAATGCTCGCGTTCCCCCTGCTGAGGGCGGCTGCCTAGGTTGGAAGGGCGCCCCGCGGACCGTTTCACTCCCCCGAAAGGGTCCGCGGGGCCGCACGAGCGGCCTGCTCGATCCTGCGGTCCGCGCGAGCCATCGAGGACGAGGAGGTCCGAGACGTGGACGTGTCCATCGGCACGATCTGGGAGGCGGTGTGCCATGCGCTGCCCCATGCCGTCGCCATCACGGAGCCCGGGCGCGAGATCACTTACCGTGAGTTCGACGAGCGGGCGTCACGGCTGGCCACCGCGATGGAAGAGGCCGGGGTCGGCGAGGGCGACACCGTGGCCTGCTACCTGTACAACGGCGCCACCTACCTGGAGACGGTCTTCGCCGCCTTCAAGCTCGGTGCTGTACCGGTGAACGCCAACTACCGCTACACCGACGAGGAGCTCTCCGAACTCCTGACCGACGCCGACGCGGCAGTGGTCGTCTTCAGCGGCGCCCTGGCCGCCCGGGTCACGCATGCCGCCGACCATGTGAGCACGCTGAAGCTGCTCGTGAGGGACGGCGCCGAGCCTGCCGACGGCCCGGCCGGGCCTGTCGTACCCGAGCTGGAAGAACTGCTGGCGGCGCATGAACCGCGTAAGCCGCAGCCACGCCCCGGATCCGACCGGCTCTTCATGTACACCGGCGGGACCACCGGCAAGCCGAAGGGCGTGGTGTGGCGACAGAGCGATCTGCTGCACTCCCTGGTGGTCCCGATCTTCCATCCGCTCGGTGTCACCGAGCTGCCGACGACGCTCGACGAGGCCGTGGCCATCGCGGTCGAGGCACACCGCGAAGGCAGCGCGCCGACCACGATGCCCGTCGTGCCGCTGATGCACGCCACCGGACTGTTCAACACCATGGGCGCTTTGATGGTGGGCGGCAGGGCGGTCACCGCGCGGCAGGGCGGCCTCGACCCGGAGCACGTCTGGCGCACGGTCGCCGAGCAGCGGGTCGCGACGGTCATCGTCGCGGGCAATGCCGTGTGCCGACCGCTCGTCGACGAGCTCGTGCGGGCGGAGCAGGCGGGGACGCCGCACGCTCTGCGCTCTGTGCGCAGGGTCCTCAGCTCCGGCACAGCTCTCAGCGACGTACTCAAGCGGCGACTGCACGAGCGAGCCGAGATCACGGTCATCGATGCCATCGCGTCGAGCGAAGGGGGGCCTTTCGCCTTCGCGATCACCTCCTCCCTCGGAGACCTGCCCGCCCGATTCTTCCCCGTGCCCGCGACGAGGGTGATCGGCGACAACGACCGGTTCGTCGAACCCGGCAGTGACGACGTCGGGAAGCTCGCCTACTGCGGGCCCATGCCGCTCGGTTACTACAAGGACACCGAGAAGAGCGCGACGACGTTCCGCACCATCGACGGAGTCCGGTACGCCATCCCCGGTGACCTCGCCCGTCTTGAGGCCGACGGCGCGATCCGGTTCCTCGGACGCGGCTCGGGCGTGATCAACACGGGCGGCGAGAAGGTGCACCCGCAGGAAGTGGAGAATGCCCTGCTCTCCCACCCCGGTGTGACCGACTGTGTCGTCGTCGGCGTCCCTGACGAGAC belongs to Streptomyces graminofaciens and includes:
- a CDS encoding aldehyde dehydrogenase family protein, with protein sequence MSVQRPHIEPGRLFIGGEWRDAESKERRDVVDPSTGRVVTTVAEADGADVAAAVAAAREAFDAGPWPRTPARERARVLHRVADLVRERADEIAAVESLDVGKPVSLSRAVDVETVAETYEYYSALAQSIDGATREIPLPSHAYTRREPIGVVGAITPFNFPLILSTSKFAPALAAGNTIVHKPADETPLSALLMAEILADAGVPAGVVNVVTGSGPVLGEALLRHPGVDKIAFTGSTRVGRLAASTAGEQLKPVTMELGGNAPHIVFEDADVGKAIGAIIKAFVFNTGQFCMGGPRLLVHRSLYDTTLGILADAVPAVPVGDPFDPATVVGPMAGERHVENVERFVKAAVEDGGRVVVGGERMELNGGYYYKPTVIAGLDNDARTVQEEIFGPVLTVQPFDTEEEAITLANSTPYGLAAGLQTSDLARAHRVAARLDAGIVWVNDWAMLDPAVPFGGVKQSGYGRESGPEALQAYTRTKSVVISLA
- a CDS encoding superoxide dismutase; this encodes MTGSLARRQLLGAGIALGATALIGGTAQAAPGTAGSWPKEFSLPNGWGPEGVAIGSGPYAYFGSIATGGVYRVNLASGKGKVVHRGLGRMTVGLKVDSWGRLFLAGGSSGELRVVDAHSGALLANHVVAGENSFVNDVLLTRDAAWFTESFSAQLFKLPLGRQGRIGAPESLTLSGDWVQSGFTSNGISLTPDGSALLVTNAAADGGSLMRVNPRTGVARKVDLGDTTLPSGDGLVLIGRTLYVVQPNPNQVDVIRLNRSGTRGTAIGVIRDDRFDLPTTAAAYKGRLYLPNSRFTTPGRDENTPYNAVSVPLV
- a CDS encoding aldehyde dehydrogenase family protein, whose product is MSERVHTTPAETWAAPVRTGLLIDGKTVETEDWMAVHNPAAPDQIVGHAAAATVEQARAAVAAADAAFPSWAVMPARRRAEIIGQALTLLDGSEAERAALMTRENGKVSFESQVEMGVFVARTRAAIDLADSLDQVRRLDGPPLTSHIHRLPTGVVTVIVPFNWPIAILGASLPYALLAGNTAVVKPPPTVPLAMVRTLELFAAGLPAGVLNVVTGSNDAVAPLLTDPRVRKIVFTGSTGAGKHIMAAAAQNLASVTLELGGNDPAIVLDDAVLDQEHIGRLVQGAFLTSGQVCMAVKRVYVHRSRYDELVDALTSALDTHRVGAGTDPASTMGPLNSAAQRDKVTAMLAEAADAGAEVRERGTLAPGAATSAGHFLRPALVLDPDPRLRIVTEEQFGPALPILPFDDVDSVVDRVNNDWSGLCSSVWSGDPAHAGRIAERLRTGTTWINHANAVACDDRAPFGGFRQSGIGREMGSEGLLSFTEAHTITSHG
- a CDS encoding IclR family transcriptional regulator domain-containing protein, which codes for MPRQGTGPDFIEALARGLEVIAAFPPGQPQMSLAQVAGATGLARPTARRILLTLEELGYVRSCEAGFALTPRVLELGVAYVRSMGLWDIARPHMERLVERTGESCSVAQLDGSDIIYVARVAVPKLVTLSVQIGTRFPALQTSLGKVLLAALRADELKQVLAEPSRSGLTPCWQPDLGERDAALREVRARGWALTDQQLAPGIRSVAAPLRDGSGQVIAALNVNCHAAETPVERLVEEHLPRLLQTAGDISADFARVAAVPQA
- a CDS encoding SDR family NAD(P)-dependent oxidoreductase; protein product: MLDGKAAIVTGAGRGLGRAYARAMAAAGASVVVNDLDADVAKETVDLITDAGGAAVAHVGAVGGSEFADGLVRRAVDEFGRLDVMVTNAGALRDRTLRNTTDDDFDVVVNSHLRGTFTCGRAAAAHFREQGEGGRLILVGSPAGQRASFGQTAYSASKGAIVAMTRTWALELAKIDVTVNAIVPTALTRMVATMPRVGDLVAKVDAGEPVPDAVRRQGLGSPDDVAPVIVYLASKESAHITGQAIAAGGDRIALWTHPGEVEERFRQDGWTAGSVAELFSGTHANRLQDFRPTPLDLAAFEEA
- a CDS encoding response regulator, with amino-acid sequence MVRRGIRAYLEVLDDMEVAAEAADGQEALTRLDAMAAHRELPDVVLIDLLMPRMDGATAIGAIKQRHPGVRVVVLTSFGEMERVHAALAQGAAGYLLKDAEAGEVVAAIRAAARGEVFLDPAVARGLTQEIVSPPTGLASLTGRERDVLVLVAEGRSNQQIADELVISERTARTHVSNVLRKLRLTSRTQAALLAVRQGLVPPKG
- a CDS encoding sensor histidine kinase, with product MSASPLVGWDDIAAAAPDGLAVLDCVGRFVRLNPAAAALLEADSEGELIGGASPFTPAEGVGACRAGLLEARSDEQVAHWEPASGPRREFAYRTRSLPTDPKFTVVSFRDVTDEWHRQRRIAAIARTSIALASEGSLGSTLDAVAQQIVQADGLAGVQILTLDSTGRELRLMGSAGLRHWDGFLDRLLECRDRGARLCMLDTLKERRPIVVPHRWAQILEDPAWEPLHAYLGELNWDSFVSVPLMARGRPEGVLNAYFAPGQEIGSRTLEFLAAMAEQAALAVDHATLLQTEREGARRNERQRLARDLHDSIVQQVFSIGMQANAVGVLGARGEAVSAVAVRNFADEVGSLSRTVLADLRAMVHELRPSASLRLGLEDAVTTLVKSTENRTGLGIRLECGQEVDAVEPELAEDMYRIVAEAIHNVVKHAEATAVTIRLGIRDHTLTAVIRDDGCGFADSGGRRDAPDSEGGRRTGPHRHHGYGLTTMRERAERWGGTMRIRSGARSGTTVRVVVPLPVRVPQAPPADSERGRNAPSAVPLREAEHSARSGS
- a CDS encoding AMP-binding protein produces the protein MDVSIGTIWEAVCHALPHAVAITEPGREITYREFDERASRLATAMEEAGVGEGDTVACYLYNGATYLETVFAAFKLGAVPVNANYRYTDEELSELLTDADAAVVVFSGALAARVTHAADHVSTLKLLVRDGAEPADGPAGPVVPELEELLAAHEPRKPQPRPGSDRLFMYTGGTTGKPKGVVWRQSDLLHSLVVPIFHPLGVTELPTTLDEAVAIAVEAHREGSAPTTMPVVPLMHATGLFNTMGALMVGGRAVTARQGGLDPEHVWRTVAEQRVATVIVAGNAVCRPLVDELVRAEQAGTPHALRSVRRVLSSGTALSDVLKRRLHERAEITVIDAIASSEGGPFAFAITSSLGDLPARFFPVPATRVIGDNDRFVEPGSDDVGKLAYCGPMPLGYYKDTEKSATTFRTIDGVRYAIPGDLARLEADGAIRFLGRGSGVINTGGEKVHPQEVENALLSHPGVTDCVVVGVPDETWGERVAAVVAVRADMTVTGEELRDWARQSLAGYKVPRSVVLTDVLPRTPTGKLEVAWAKKTVQESDAGDRV